In the Patescibacteria group bacterium genome, CCACAAACGGACGCCCCAACTTGTCTTCGTTAAATCCCGGGCCTTCGCCCACAAACAGAATTTCTGATTGAGGATTTCCTTCACCCGGAACCGAATTTAATCGAGTGCGATGCAAGGGGCAACGCTCACAGACGCGGACTTGATTTGCCACATCGGACAGATCATTAAACCCTAGTACATCGGGCACAAGACTCCTTGAAATAGGTTAGTTGATGAAAAACATATTTTTAGTACAAAATATTTACGTTCTAAGTGTAGCACATAGGATTAATATTGTCAATAGCAAAGTGTTGCGTCAGAATCGAAAAAGTGATATAACATAGTTAGCTACATCATCCCGATGGAGGAGAAACGCGATGACGGATCAGGTAATTCATCACGCTGTAACGCCCTCAGAAGAGGAGCCGATCACGCTGACCAAGCGCGAGACCGAGATCCTTACGCTGGTAATCGAGGGCCGGTCAAGCCAGGAAGTAGCCGACATGCTGTACGTCTCCAAGCGGACAATCGACTTCCACTTGGCGAACATCTACGAAAAGTTGCAGGTGAGCAACCGCGTGCAGGCCTTCCGGCGAGCAGCTCGCCTAGGCTTGATCCCGTTCGACCCGCACTTCGGAGAATCCGAGTGACGACCCAGCCCAGTTTACGCGCCCGCGACAAACCACCGTCATCGGGCGCCTTCTTTTTGCAGACACTTGACCCCGTCAGAGGTAATCGTCTCTAACGGGGTTGACATTACTCACCTAATCGCGTATTATAATGGATGTGCGAGGAATGGAGCACGCGCACAGTCGCACTGTTCGAGTTGCCACCCCGCTTAGCGGGGTAATCGGGACGTCAGCGGGACGCCCAGCGTCCTTAGCGTTCCACCATTTCGCCTACCTCGTCGGCCGGGGGGGAGAGGCAGGCGAAACGCCGGGTTGACGCGGGACTGTTTGGTACCCCCTTCCGGTCCCGCTCCCCGTCGCAATCATACCGCTCCTTTTCGGGAGCGAACGTCTCACCCGGGTGCCAACAGTGTTGTTGGTGCCCGGTTTTCTTTTATCTAAAATTCCAATTTATCCAATTTGCCTAATTAAGCCAATTTGAACTGTTTTTTATCACTCCGGCCGTCGTAACAGTACCACTTTTTATTCTGACCAAAATGTATTTCAACGCTAGCCAAAACCCCCAAAACTGCTCCCACCGCCGATGGACTAAAGCGTTAACTACGTGAAACGGCATCCAAAATAAATGCACCAGCAACATGGGCAAGTTGTCTATCGCCCGCCAGGTAAAAAGATACGCACCCTTCCAGCCATGGGCTTTTTTTATTAATGGCGTTGCCACCATCGAAGTAGTTGATTCATGATGGTGAATACAGCGGCTTTTTGGCACAAATATCGATTTCCAACCTTTTTTCCAAGCCCGAAAACACAAATCGGCATCTTCCCAATAAAACGGCCGAAAAATTGGTGAAAATCCACCTAAATCTAAAAACTTTTGCCGATTAAAAGCGCCGGCGCCACCACTAACGTAGAAAGTGTTTATCGGATCGCTAAATTTACGGTCAGGATACATCTCAAACACCGGCCGATGGCGCAACAAGCCCCGTTTCCACTCTGCCACCGTTCCCCCATCGTCGTATTCATGATCACCAGCAACGACACGCTGATACGCGCCAACCGCAAAAACTTTGTCATCCTCTAATTCTTTATATAACGGACTGAAAAAATCACCCTCGGTTTGAATATCGGTATTCAGCAACACCACAATGTCTGTTTTGGTCATTTTCACCGCGCGGTTATAACCATCGCCAAAGCCGTAATTCTGATCAAATGGCACCCATTTGGCGATTTTATGATCTTTAACCACCTGCGCACTGTTATCTTTTGAGCCGTTATCAACCACAATCACTTCAGTTGAAATGCTCGCCAGACTAGCCGATTTTATCACCGACGCCAAATTCCGGCGCAGCAACCCCTCGCCATTGTAGTTTAAAATAATTACAGAAGCAGTTTTTATATCGTTTCTTTCTGCACTCAGATTACCAAAATCTGATCCGTTATGATAGGTTGGACTAGCCCTGAGGCGATATTTGTTGTATAACTAGACCAGGAGATAACAAATGTCACTAAATATTGGGATTGTTGGACTGCCAAACGTGGGAAAATCGACGTTGTTTAATGCGCTGACCAAATCCGGCCAAGCCGCGGCAGAGAACTACCCATTTTGCACCATCGAGCCAAACGTGGGCATTGTGCCGGTGCCAGATGATCGCCTGCAAAAACTGGCAGATGTAGTTAAAACCAACAAACTAATCCCCGCCACCGTGCAATTTGTCGATATTGCCGGGCTGGTGGCCGGCGCGCACAAGGGTGAGGGTTTGGGCAATCAGTTTTTAGCCCACATTCGCGAAACCGATGCTATCGCCATGGTGGTGCGCTGTTTTACCGATGAAAATGTGATCCACGTGACGGGCACTGTTGACCCCAAATCTGACATCGAAACCATCAAACTAGAACTAATCTTAGCCGACCTGCAAACGGTGACAAAAATGCGCGGCGTGGCAGAAACCAAAGCCAAAGGCCACGACAAAGAGGCAATGGTTCTGTTTACCGCGTTAAATAAAGTTGAACACACCTTAAATCAAGAACAACTTGCGAGCCTTGCCGATCTTGGCGATGACGAGCGAAGCGCTATCAATTCGATTCAATTATTAACCAACAAACCGTTTCTTTACATTGGCAATGTTAGCGAAGCAGATGTGAACAAAGATCCGAGTGATTTTGGCCTACCAAGTGACGCAATTTTGATCTCGGCCAAAGTGGAATCGGAGTTAGTATCGCTTACTGACAGCGAACAAGCGGAATACCTAGCTGCACTTGGACTAAATGAATCTGGTTTAACCCGATTAATCCATCGCGCCTACAAAACTTTGGGCTTGCAATACTTTTTCACCGCTGGGCCAAAGGAAGTGCGGGCATGGACTATTCACCAAGGCTCAACCGCGCCAATTGCCGCCGGCGTTATTCATACCGATTTTATTAAAGGATTTATTCGCGCCGAAGTAATGTCTTATGATGATTTAATTACTCTGGGATCTGAACTAAAAGTAAAAGAAGCCGGCAAATTGCGCATTGAGGGCAAGGATTACGTGATGCGCGAAGGCGACGTGGTACATTTTAGGGTAACGAGCTAGTATTTATTGTCATTCCGGATTTAATCCGGAATCTATATAATTAAATTCTTTTTATAGCATGAACTCCGGGTCATGCCCTTAAGTGACAGCTGCTGACGTTTGACATATCAAATAATAAGCGTAAAGTAGTTTTTAATGCCTCAATCGCTCGAATGAGGAGCACTTTTCACATACATGTCGGCTCGGTAGGCCAAAAGGAGGCCAGCGTGGCGATACAGGAAGACGGAATCCCCAACGACCAAGACTGTATCCCCGCACCCGGGGAGAAAGCCGTGCGTCTGCTACTCGAGGACAATGCCAACCTACGCAGGGTGAACGAGGAGTTACGCGCGGCCAATGCAGACCTTCGCAGCAAGCTGATGGCAGCAACAGGACGGATTACTGCCCTGACGCGCCGGACAGATGTTCAACCCGCCACCCCAACGCGCACGTGAAGGAGAGAACGCATGTGCCCACCGCATTCCGTTGAGGAAGCGTCGACTGACCCATACGACACAATCGACCTTCTTGAACAAGACATCGAGAGTCGCGACCGAACCATTGCTGATCTGCGCCGAGAGAACGCCCAGCTGTTGACCCGCGTCAACGAGCTTGGTCAGCAGAAAGCCACAGCTGAGACGCTAGCTGAGGATCTCCAGCGAGACATAGCGCTGTTGCGCCGTGAGATCCAGCGCTTGCAATGTCAGGACACAACCACGCAGCCTGAAGATGCACCGCCAGCAACGCCATGGTTTGCGAACATCAGTTTCAGCACGAACGCATGGGAAGTGCTTGCCGTGCGTGCACCGGCGGTTGCCCGCGAGTTCAGCGAGAACTACGTCTCCACAGAGCATCTGTTGCTCGCGATACTCCGAGTTCCCGATTGTACTGCGGCGAAGTTTCTGGACTATCGCGGTGTCACCGAGCGCATCATTGCCGAGGTAAACCGGCAAGCGATGCGGGGAGATGATCGAACAACGGCTGAACCGCAACTAACCCCGCGCTGCAAGCGATGTGTCGAATTAGCGATCAACGAAGCTGCGGGCGACACTTTCGGCACCGGATACATGCTGCTCGGTTTGATCCAAGACGGTGAAGGTCTGGCGGCTCGTGTCTTGACCAAGATCTGCGGCGTGACACTCGAATCGGCTCGACGGGAGCTTCAAGCGCTGCGCCAACCCAATCCCACCCCAACGCCTGCGTAAAGGAAAGAGCGCCATGCCGACAGACGATAGCCCCGAAGCGAGGATCGAGAGTCAGCGAACGTACATCCAGCAACTCGAGAGAGAGAAGGCTCAGCTGTCGCAAGAGCTCGCCGACGTCAGGCAGGAGATCCAGACCACCAGGAACTCGCTGCGGGAAGCACAGGAAACGCTGGCGGGGGTCGC is a window encoding:
- a CDS encoding Clp protease N-terminal domain-containing protein, with protein sequence MCPPHSVEEASTDPYDTIDLLEQDIESRDRTIADLRRENAQLLTRVNELGQQKATAETLAEDLQRDIALLRREIQRLQCQDTTTQPEDAPPATPWFANISFSTNAWEVLAVRAPAVAREFSENYVSTEHLLLAILRVPDCTAAKFLDYRGVTERIIAEVNRQAMRGDDRTTAEPQLTPRCKRCVELAINEAAGDTFGTGYMLLGLIQDGEGLAARVLTKICGVTLESARRELQALRQPNPTPTPA
- a CDS encoding glycosyltransferase family 2 protein; protein product: MSAERNDIKTASVIILNYNGEGLLRRNLASVIKSASLASISTEVIVVDNGSKDNSAQVVKDHKIAKWVPFDQNYGFGDGYNRAVKMTKTDIVVLLNTDIQTEGDFFSPLYKELEDDKVFAVGAYQRVVAGDHEYDDGGTVAEWKRGLLRHRPVFEMYPDRKFSDPINTFYVSGGAGAFNRQKFLDLGGFSPIFRPFYWEDADLCFRAWKKGWKSIFVPKSRCIHHHESTTSMVATPLIKKAHGWKGAYLFTWRAIDNLPMLLVHLFWMPFHVVNALVHRRWEQFWGFWLALKYILVRIKSGTVTTAGVIKNSSNWLN
- the ychF gene encoding redox-regulated ATPase YchF encodes the protein MSLNIGIVGLPNVGKSTLFNALTKSGQAAAENYPFCTIEPNVGIVPVPDDRLQKLADVVKTNKLIPATVQFVDIAGLVAGAHKGEGLGNQFLAHIRETDAIAMVVRCFTDENVIHVTGTVDPKSDIETIKLELILADLQTVTKMRGVAETKAKGHDKEAMVLFTALNKVEHTLNQEQLASLADLGDDERSAINSIQLLTNKPFLYIGNVSEADVNKDPSDFGLPSDAILISAKVESELVSLTDSEQAEYLAALGLNESGLTRLIHRAYKTLGLQYFFTAGPKEVRAWTIHQGSTAPIAAGVIHTDFIKGFIRAEVMSYDDLITLGSELKVKEAGKLRIEGKDYVMREGDVVHFRVTS
- a CDS encoding LuxR C-terminal-related transcriptional regulator, giving the protein MTDQVIHHAVTPSEEEPITLTKRETEILTLVIEGRSSQEVADMLYVSKRTIDFHLANIYEKLQVSNRVQAFRRAARLGLIPFDPHFGESE